A stretch of DNA from Microlunatus capsulatus:
CCGGGCCCGAAGTACAGCTCGTAGTCGGTGATGACGTGGTAGACGCGGGCGCCGACGATGCCGCTGGGGATGGCGGCGACGAGCACCGTCTCCAGCGCCTCGGCCGTGCCGCCGCGGGCCCGCCAGCGCCGGTTGGCGATGACCATCGCCACGACGATGCCGGCGATGATGCACAGCGCGTAGGCCCGGAGCGGGAACGGCCCGAGGTACCAGACGCCGGTGCCGGGGCTGGGGATGGAGAGCAGCACGTCAGCCCTTCGCCTCGATCATGTCCTGCAGGCTCTCAGCCGTCAGGCCCTCCAGCGGCAGCGGCGCGCCGTCCAGGAACAGCGTGGGCGTGCCGGTGACGCCGGCGGCGTCGGCCGCGGTGTCCACCGCGTCGGCCCAGGCCACCCGCTCCCCGCCCTGCACGCAGGTGGCGAAGGAGGCCGGCACGGAGTCGGTGCTGAGCGCGCCGAGCTCCAGCAGCTGGGTCTGGCTCCACTGCAGCCGGGCGTTGGCGAACAGGCCCCGGTAGTAGCGCTCGCCGAAGCCCGCCTCGGCGGCGCAGCCCATCGCCGCGGCCGCGCGGCCCGAGCCCTCGTCGATGAACGACATCGGCCAGACGGCCAGCTTCAGCGTCCCGGCGTCGCGGGCGGCGTCGAGGGTGGGCCCGAACGCCTCCTCGAAGTCGGCGCAGTGCGGGCAGTGGAAGTCCTCGTAGACCGTCAGCTCGACCGGCGCCGCGGGATCGCCGAAGCGGAGCGGCTGGCCGTCGGCCAGCGGCTGCGGGGCGTCGGCATAGCTGCCGGCGGGCACCGCCGACGGGCTGCGGCCCGTGCGCCAGGCCTGCAGGCCGAGCCCGCCGCCGACCAGGGCGACGACGAGCACCGCCACGAGCAGCACCAGCCGGTTGCGGTCGCGACGCCGCTGCGCCGCCTGCTCCGCGGCGCGGCGGGAGGCCTCCTGGGAGGACCGCGAGGCCCGTGCCCCCGGTCGTCCGGGTGTTCGGCTGCTCACCGGTGGTCCTCCAGGTCTCGACGTCGGTCCGGGCCCGGTTCCAGGGCGAGCCGGCTGCGGGGCTGCCACACCAGCCACAGGGCCAGCACGAGAAGCAGCGAGTCGCGCAGGATCTCGCCGCCGTAGTCGGTCTGGCCGGCGGCCACGGTACCGCCGCCGCCGAAGCAGCCGCAGTCGATGCTCAGCCCGCGCACAGCGGCGGAGACCACCGCCAGCACGAAGACGCCGATGAGCACGGCGCTCGCGACCCCGGCCAGCCGGGTCAGCGCGCCGGCGGCGAGCAGCAGCCCGAGGGCGATCTCGACGAAGGGCAGGCCCCAGCCGACGAGGGTCTCCAGGCCCGCGGGGAGCACCTCGTAGGCGCGGACCGCGGCGACCGAGCCCTGCGGGTCGACGGCCTTGAGCCCGCCCGCGGCCAGGAAGACCCCGGCCAGCACCAGCCGGACCAGCGTCGACACCCAGGGGGCGACGCGCTGGAACGGGGTGCGGACGGGCGCGCGGGCGATCACCCGGTGGTCAACGGGCGAGCGGCGCGGAGGTTCCCGACCGGACGCCCTCGACCAGGTCGGCGACGACGGCGCGCAGCCGGGACAGGTCGTCCGGCCGGCCCGCGTCCTCGGCCTCCAGCAGCGCCCGGACCAGGGCGGAGCCGACGATGACGGCGTCGGCGAAGCCGAGCACCTCGCGGGCCTGCGCGCCGTCGGAGACCCCGAGCCCGACGCCGACGGCGGCGTCCGGCGCGACGGCGCGGATCCGCTCGACCAGCGCCGGCGCGGCCGAGGAAGTCTGCGTCCGGGCGCCCGTGACGCCCATCACCGAGGTGGCGTAGACCCAGCCGCGGCAGGCGGCGACGGTGGCGGCCAGCCGCTCGTCGGTGGAGGACGGCGAGACCAGGAAGATGCGGTCGAGGCCGTGCGCGTCGGAGACCGACAGCCACTCCTCCGCCTCGTCCGGGGTGAGGTCGGGGGTGATGGCGCCCGCGCCGCCGGCGGCGGCGAGGTCGCGGGCGAACCGGTCGGGGCCGTAGCGCTCGATGAGGTTCCAGTAGGTCATGACGACCGCGGGCGTCCCGGTCGAGGCGACGGCCTCCACGGCGGCGAAGGCGTCGGCGGTGCGGACACCGCGCTCCAGGGCCCGGGTGCCGGCCCGCTGGATGGTGACGCCGTCCATCATCGGGTCGGAGTAGGGCATGCCGACCTCGACGAGGTCGACGCCGGTGCCCTCGCCGTCGCCGGCCAGCGCCCGCAGCGCCGCCAGCGAGCGGGGGACGTCGGGGTAGCCGACGTGCAGGAAGCCGACGAGCGCCCCGCGGCCCTGCGCGCGGCAGTCGGCGAACGTCCGCCCGGTCCGCCCGAGGTCGAAGGCGGCGCCCGGCGCCGCTCCCGGGCCGGTCGCGGTGGGCGCGCTCACAGCTGCACCCCGGTGGTGCTGGCCGGGCCGTCCTCCTGCAGGCCGAGGTCGATCTCCTCCTCGGCGCTCAGGTCGGTGCCCACGGGCTGGCCGGACTCCGAGCCGGTGCCGCGGGTGTCGATGCCGAACCACTGGATGGCGGTGTCGACGTCCTTGTCACCGCGGCCGGAGAGGTTGACCAGGATCAGCGCGGGCTCGCCGTCGGGGCGGGCGGGCAGCCGGCGGGCGAGCCGCATGGCTCCGGCCAGGCCGTGCGCGGACTCGATGGCGGGCAGGATGCCCTCGGTCTTGGACAGCAGCGCGAAGGCCTCCATGGCCTCGGCGTCGGTGACGGGCTCGTAGTGCGCCCGACCGGTCGCGGCCAGGTAGGAGTGCTCGGGGCCGACGCCCGGGTAGTCCAGGCCGGCGGAGATCGAGTGCGACTCCTTGGTCTGGCCGTCGGCGTCCTGCAGCACGAAGGTGCGCATGCCGTGCAGCACGCCGACCTCGCCGGCGGAGATGGTCGCGGCGTGCCGGCCGGTCTCCAGGCCGTCGCCGCCGGCCTCGAAGCCGTGCAGGGCCACCTCGGCGTCGGGGATGAAGTCGGCGAAGATGCCGAGGGCGTTCGAGCCGCCGCCGACGCAGGCCGCGACGGCGTCCGGCAGCCGGCCGTAGCGCTCCAGCACCTGGCCGCGGGCCTCGGTGCTGATCACCCGCTGGAACTCCCGGACCAGCATCGGGAACGGGTGCGGGCCCGCGACGGTGCCGATGAGGTAGTGGGTGTCGTCGACGGAGGCGACCCAGTCGCGCATCGCGTCGTTCATCGCGTCCTTGAGCGTCTGGGTGCCCGACTCGACGGCGATCACCTCGGCGCCGAGCAGCCGCATCCGGGCGACGTTCAGCGCCTGCCGCTCGGTGTCGACCTTGCCCATGTAGACGGTGCAGCGGAGCCCGAAGAGGGCCGCGGCGGTCGCGGTGGCCACGCCGTGCTGGCCGGCGCCGGTCTCGGCGATCACGCGGGTCTTGCCCATCCGCCGGGTCAGCAGCGCCTGGCCCAGGACGTTGTTGATCTTGTGCGAGCCGGTGTGGTTGAGGTCCTCGCGCTTGAGCAGGATCCGCGGGGCCGGGCCGTGCTCGGGCGCGCAGGCGGCCGAGAAGCGGTGCGCCTCGGTCAGCGGCGTCGGGCGACCCGTGTAGTCCTTCAGCAGCGCGTCGAGCTCGGCGTGGAAGTCCGGGTCGACCATCGCGTCCCGGAACTCCTGCTCCAGCTGGCCCAGCGCGGCGTAGAGCGCCTCGGGGACGAACTTGCCGCCGAACTGCTCGAAGTGGCCGCCGGCGTCGGGGTGCCGGAGCGCCTCCTCCAGCCAGCCCGGCGCGCGGTCGGCGGGGTCGCTGGCGGTGGACGGGGCGGCTGAGGTGGTCACGGTGCTTCCTTCTGCTGCAGGGGGCCGGACGGACGCCGTTCGGGGCGACCGCCGGCCCGCGCTCCCGGTCGGGCCGGGAGCGGGGAGGTCAGGACTTGTGCAGGGCCGGGTGGGCACCCGCGGCGACCAGGTCGGCGACGCCGCTGCGCGGGTCGCGACCGGTCACCAGGGCCTCGCCGACGAGGACGACGTCGGCGCCGGAGCGGGCCAGCTCGATGACGTCGTGCGGGCCCCGGACGCCGGACTCCGCCACCCGGACGATGCCGTCGGGGATGAGCGGGGCGGTCCGGGCGAACGTCTTCGGGTCGACCTCCAGGGTCTGCAGGTTGCGGGCGTTGACCCCGATGATGCGGGCGCCCGCGTCGACGGCGCGCGGCACCTCCTCGGGACCGTGCACCTCGACCAGCGGCGTGAGGCCGATGGACTCGGCGCGCTCGACCAGGCAGACCAGCTCGTCGTCGGTCAGGGCCGCGACGATCAGCAGCACGAGGTCGGCGCCGGCGGCGCGGGCCTCGAACAGCTGGTAGGCGGTGACGATGAAGTCCTTGCGGAGCACCGGGACGTCGACGGCGAGCCGGACGCGGACGAGGTCGTCGAGGGAGCCGGAGAACCGGCGGGCCTCGGTGAGCACGGAGATGGCCGCGGCGCCGCCGGCGGCGTACTCCCCCGCCAGCCAGGCCGGGTCGCCGATCTCGGCGAGCGCACCCTTGCTGGGGCTGGCCCGCTTGACCTCGGCGATGACGGAGACGCCGGGGCCGCGCAGCACGGGCATGGGGTCGAGGGCGGGGTCGATGTGCTGCACCCGCTCCTTGAGCCGGTGCAGGGGCACCTGCTGCTGGCGCAGCTCCAGGTCCTCGCGGACACCGGCCAGGATGTCGTCCAGGGCTCCCACGGCGATCAGCCCGTCACAGCGCGCCGTGCCCGCGCACCTGGAGGACCTTGGTGACGACGAGCGCGACGACGATGACGACCACGGCGACCCCGAACAGCACCCAGTTCTGCATGACCACGGCGATCCCGCCGAGGACGAACGCGAGCATGGCCAGCATGCTGCCCGCCCACGCGGCGGCGGTGCGCCCGTGGTGGACGTGCTTGCCGGCTTCGGCGCGGGACCCGGTCTCGGTCTTCTCAGCCATGCGTCCTCATTCCGGGGGAGGTGGTGGGAGGGGCCGTTCAGCACCGCCCATTGTGTCCCCCGGGCGCCCAGAACGCACATCGGGGGCGGGACCGGCGGCCGGTCGCGGCGCGGTCGTCGGGTCGAGCCCGGCGTCCTGGGCCCGCCAGACCGCCGCGGGGTCGTCCTCGGCGGCGGTGGCCGCGGCGACCGCCGCCGTGCGGGTGAAGCGGTCGGCGCGCTGCGGCCAGCGCGGCGCGGTCACCGCGACGAGCAGCCCGCCCGCCAGCACGAGGACGCCGGCGGCGGCGTAGCCCCAGGACCAGCCGGTGGCCACGAGCCCGTAGGACTCGACGAGGCTGACCTGGCGGACCGAGGTCCGCACCGCCGCGTCGCTCGGCCGCAGGCCCAGGGAGCCGGCGACGACGACGCCGGCGCCGGTCAGCGCCAGCAGCACGCCGACGACCTGGCGGCCGCGGGTGCGCAGGACGAGCACCAGCAGCCAGCCGGCCAGCGCGACGACGCCGAGCGCCGAGGCCAGGCCCGCGGTGGTCTCGGTGCCGGAGAAGGCGACGTCCACGCCCTCGGCGCTGGCCCGCCACCAGGGCTGCGCGCCCGTCACCAGGGCGAGCGCGCCGCCGACCAGGCCCGGCAGGAGGGCCCGGCCGCGGAGCCGGCCACCCGAGGGGGAGGCGCCGCGGAGCCGGCCGCCCGGCGGGCGCGCGGGGGCGTCGCTCATCCGCCGGTGCCGCGGCCGAGCGGGGTGAACGACTGGGCCACGGAGACGGCGCGGATGACGGCCGCCGCCTTGTTCTGGGACTCCTGGTCCTCGGTGGGCGGGTCGGAGTCGGCGACGATGCCGCCGCCCGCCTGCACGTAGGCGGTGCCGTCCTTGAGCAGGGCCGTCCGGATGGCGATGGCGGCGTCCGCGTCGCCGGCGAAGTCGAGGTAGCCCACGACGCCGCCGTAGAGCGCCCGGCGGGACACCTCGAGCTCGTCGATGATCTCCATCGCCCGCACCTTGGGCGCCCCGGACAGCGTGCCGGCCGGGAAGGCGGCGAGCACGACGTCGAGGGCCGTGCGGCCGGGCGCGACCGTCCCGGTCACCGTCGACTCCAGGTGCATGATGTGGCTGTACCGGCGGACCTCCATGAACTCCACCACCTCCACCGAGCCCGGCTCGCAGACCCGGCCGAGGTCGTTGCGGCCGAGGTCGACGAGCATCACGTGCTCGGCGCGCTCCTTGGGGTCGGCCAGCAGCTCGGCCTCCAGCGCGGCGTCCTCGGCCGGGGTGGCGCCCCGGGGCTTGGAGCCGGCGATCGGGTGGGTGACGGCCCGGCGACCCTTCACCGTGACCAGCGCCTCCGGGCTGGAGCCGACGATGTCGAAGGGCCGGCCGTCGGCGTCCTCCAGCCGGACCAGGTACATGTACGGGCTGGGGTTGGTGAGCCGCAGCACCCGGTAGACCTCGAGCGCGTCGGCGGTGGTGTCGACCTCGAAGCGCTGGCTGACCACGACCTGGAAGGCCTCGCCGGCCCGGATCTCCTCGACGGCGGCCCGGACGGCGGCCTGGAACTCCTCGGGGCTGCGCTGGCGTCGGACCGGCAGCGGCGCGTCCCTGCGGACGGTGACGGCCGAGGACGGCGTGGGCTCGGCCAGCCGGGCGGCCATCGCCTCGACCCGGGCGACCGCGTCGGCGTGCGCCTCGTCGACCCGCTCGTCGCTGCCGTCGAAGTTGATGGCGTTGGCCACCAGCCACACCTCGCCGGTGTGGTGGTCCAGCACGGCGAGGTCGGCGACGAGGAGGAAACCCAGCTCGGGGATGGCGAGATCGCGCGGGTTGCTGTCCGGCAGGTGCTCGACGCGGCGGACGGCGTCGTAGGAGAGGTAGCCGACCAGGCCGGAGCTGAACGGCGGCAGCCCGTCGTCGGCGTCGTCCTCGGCCGGGGTGTGCAGCAGGGCCAGGGTCTCGCGCAGCGCGGCGAGCGGGTCGCCGCCGCTGGGCAGCCCGACCGGGGTGTGCCCGGTCCAGACGGCCTCGCCGTCACGCTCGGTCAGGGTGGCCACCGAGCGGACGCCGATGAAGGAGTAGCGCGACCAGACGCCCTGCTCGGCCGACTCCAGCAGGTAGGTGCCGGCCCGGTCGCCGGCCAGCTTGGCGTAGAGGCCGACGGCGGTCTCGGCGTCGGCCAGCACCCGGGTGTGCACCGGCACGACGCGGCGCTCGGCGGCCCGGGCGCGGAAGCCCTCGAGGTCGGGGGTGACGATCACGCGCCGACCCCCATCCCGGCGCAGGACACAGCCAGCGGCGGCTCGCCGGCGCTGTCGGCGGCGGTGGTGTCGACGGCGGGCTCGCCGACGACAGCCGGCAGCACCCGGGCGTCGAAGCAGGTGGTGTCGCCGGTGTGGCAGGCCGGGCCCTCCTGGACGACGGTGACGAGCAGGGTGTCGCCGTCGCAGTCGAGGCGGACCTC
This window harbors:
- a CDS encoding HGxxPAAW family protein, which translates into the protein MAEKTETGSRAEAGKHVHHGRTAAAWAGSMLAMLAFVLGGIAVVMQNWVLFGVAVVVIVVALVVTKVLQVRGHGAL
- the trpA gene encoding tryptophan synthase subunit alpha, which produces MSAPTATGPGAAPGAAFDLGRTGRTFADCRAQGRGALVGFLHVGYPDVPRSLAALRALAGDGEGTGVDLVEVGMPYSDPMMDGVTIQRAGTRALERGVRTADAFAAVEAVASTGTPAVVMTYWNLIERYGPDRFARDLAAAGGAGAITPDLTPDEAEEWLSVSDAHGLDRIFLVSPSSTDERLAATVAACRGWVYATSVMGVTGARTQTSSAAPALVERIRAVAPDAAVGVGLGVSDGAQAREVLGFADAVIVGSALVRALLEAEDAGRPDDLSRLRAVVADLVEGVRSGTSAPLAR
- a CDS encoding DsbA family protein, whose protein sequence is MSSRTPGRPGARASRSSQEASRRAAEQAAQRRRDRNRLVLLVAVLVVALVGGGLGLQAWRTGRSPSAVPAGSYADAPQPLADGQPLRFGDPAAPVELTVYEDFHCPHCADFEEAFGPTLDAARDAGTLKLAVWPMSFIDEGSGRAAAAMGCAAEAGFGERYYRGLFANARLQWSQTQLLELGALSTDSVPASFATCVQGGERVAWADAVDTAADAAGVTGTPTLFLDGAPLPLEGLTAESLQDMIEAKG
- the trpC gene encoding indole-3-glycerol phosphate synthase TrpC codes for the protein MGALDDILAGVREDLELRQQQVPLHRLKERVQHIDPALDPMPVLRGPGVSVIAEVKRASPSKGALAEIGDPAWLAGEYAAGGAAAISVLTEARRFSGSLDDLVRVRLAVDVPVLRKDFIVTAYQLFEARAAGADLVLLIVAALTDDELVCLVERAESIGLTPLVEVHGPEEVPRAVDAGARIIGVNARNLQTLEVDPKTFARTAPLIPDGIVRVAESGVRGPHDVIELARSGADVVLVGEALVTGRDPRSGVADLVAAGAHPALHKS
- a CDS encoding MauE/DoxX family redox-associated membrane protein — its product is MIARAPVRTPFQRVAPWVSTLVRLVLAGVFLAAGGLKAVDPQGSVAAVRAYEVLPAGLETLVGWGLPFVEIALGLLLAAGALTRLAGVASAVLIGVFVLAVVSAAVRGLSIDCGCFGGGGTVAAGQTDYGGEILRDSLLLVLALWLVWQPRSRLALEPGPDRRRDLEDHR
- a CDS encoding anthranilate synthase component I: MIVTPDLEGFRARAAERRVVPVHTRVLADAETAVGLYAKLAGDRAGTYLLESAEQGVWSRYSFIGVRSVATLTERDGEAVWTGHTPVGLPSGGDPLAALRETLALLHTPAEDDADDGLPPFSSGLVGYLSYDAVRRVEHLPDSNPRDLAIPELGFLLVADLAVLDHHTGEVWLVANAINFDGSDERVDEAHADAVARVEAMAARLAEPTPSSAVTVRRDAPLPVRRQRSPEEFQAAVRAAVEEIRAGEAFQVVVSQRFEVDTTADALEVYRVLRLTNPSPYMYLVRLEDADGRPFDIVGSSPEALVTVKGRRAVTHPIAGSKPRGATPAEDAALEAELLADPKERAEHVMLVDLGRNDLGRVCEPGSVEVVEFMEVRRYSHIMHLESTVTGTVAPGRTALDVVLAAFPAGTLSGAPKVRAMEIIDELEVSRRALYGGVVGYLDFAGDADAAIAIRTALLKDGTAYVQAGGGIVADSDPPTEDQESQNKAAAVIRAVSVAQSFTPLGRGTGG
- a CDS encoding Trp biosynthesis-associated membrane protein, whose protein sequence is MSDAPARPPGGRLRGASPSGGRLRGRALLPGLVGGALALVTGAQPWWRASAEGVDVAFSGTETTAGLASALGVVALAGWLLVLVLRTRGRQVVGVLLALTGAGVVVAGSLGLRPSDAAVRTSVRQVSLVESYGLVATGWSWGYAAAGVLVLAGGLLVAVTAPRWPQRADRFTRTAAVAAATAAEDDPAAVWRAQDAGLDPTTAPRPAAGPAPDVRSGRPGDTMGGAERPLPPPPPE